The Bartonella birtlesii IBS 325 genome has a window encoding:
- a CDS encoding TIGR02301 family protein translates to MRNILINIIFLIFFLTSSQTFAQQLPPYESKLLRLAEILGSLHSLQNLCSTPTNQWYDYMHALIEIEQPIAQRRAYFYEAFNRAYSAFSENYHYCTQSAIEANQRYIKEGKALSESLLTYYNNQPAQKLPNLRFDLSH, encoded by the coding sequence ATGCGTAATATATTGATAAATATCATTTTTTTAATATTTTTTTTAACTTCATCACAAACTTTTGCGCAACAATTGCCACCCTATGAGTCAAAATTGCTACGGCTAGCAGAAATTTTGGGATCCCTTCATTCTCTACAAAACCTTTGCAGTACTCCAACAAATCAATGGTATGACTACATGCATGCACTGATCGAGATAGAACAACCAATAGCACAAAGACGTGCTTACTTTTACGAAGCGTTTAATAGAGCGTATAGTGCTTTTTCAGAAAATTATCATTATTGTACACAATCAGCAATTGAAGCAAATCAAAGATATATTAAAGAAGGAAAAGCCTTATCCGAAAGCCTTCTCACGTATTATAACAATCAACCTGCGCAAAAATTACCAAATCTTCGATTTGACTTATCCCACTAA
- the cysS gene encoding cysteine--tRNA ligase produces MKELRFYNTLTRKKENFTPIDTTRVRLYVCGPTVYDYAHIGNARPVIVFDVLFRLLRHVYGNDHVIYARNITDVDDKINARAACEYPELGFNDAIRRLTERTYAQFQQDTLALGCLLPTSQPRATDHLEEMRSLIERLLEKGHAYKAENHILFSVSSIKKHSHYGALAKRSLDEMRAGARVDVAAYKREEMDFVLWKPSMEGEPGWVSPAGISVLGRPGWHIECSAMSMAKLLAPYGGGLTCDDPTANIFDIHGGGIDLIFPHHENEIAQSCSAFGTERMANLWMHNGFLQVEGKKMSKSLGNFITIRSVLESNFVETSSVLTDEIKQNWAGLSARFSMLQTHYREPLNWTSQRLAQSSSELYRWYQLLRYERERVENNESIDESLLNALSDDLNTPSAFTLLRKFYKAGNAIALANGMNLFGLLRQEWISDLECPLFIKKTSLDKKIIDQRIAERLQLIHNKEWAAADTIRDELAAEGISLKDSKDSQTGERITVWEIKRL; encoded by the coding sequence ATGAAAGAGTTGCGATTTTATAATACGCTTACACGTAAAAAAGAAAATTTTACACCAATAGATACGACAAGAGTACGTCTTTATGTTTGTGGTCCAACGGTTTATGATTATGCGCATATAGGTAATGCGCGTCCTGTAATTGTTTTTGATGTTTTATTTCGTTTATTGCGTCATGTTTATGGAAATGATCATGTTATATATGCGCGTAATATTACAGATGTGGATGATAAAATTAATGCACGAGCAGCTTGCGAATATCCAGAATTAGGATTTAATGATGCTATTCGTCGATTAACAGAGCGCACATATGCTCAATTTCAACAAGATACACTAGCACTCGGTTGTCTACTGCCAACTAGTCAACCGCGTGCAACTGATCATTTAGAGGAAATGCGCTCTTTAATTGAAAGGTTGCTTGAAAAGGGGCACGCTTATAAAGCAGAAAATCATATATTATTTTCTGTGAGCAGTATCAAAAAACATTCCCATTATGGGGCATTGGCAAAACGCTCGTTGGATGAAATGAGAGCGGGTGCGCGTGTTGATGTTGCTGCTTATAAAAGAGAGGAGATGGACTTTGTTTTATGGAAGCCCTCTATGGAGGGAGAACCAGGTTGGGTATCACCGGCAGGAATTTCTGTTTTAGGGCGTCCAGGATGGCATATTGAATGTTCTGCAATGTCAATGGCAAAACTATTAGCACCCTATGGTGGTGGTTTGACTTGTGATGATCCAACAGCGAATATTTTTGATATCCATGGTGGTGGTATCGATTTGATTTTTCCTCACCATGAAAATGAGATTGCACAAAGTTGTTCAGCTTTTGGAACTGAGCGGATGGCTAATCTTTGGATGCATAATGGATTTTTGCAAGTTGAAGGTAAAAAGATGTCTAAAAGCCTTGGCAATTTCATAACCATTCGTTCTGTTTTAGAGAGCAATTTTGTTGAGACTAGTAGTGTTTTAACAGATGAAATAAAGCAAAATTGGGCTGGTTTGTCTGCACGTTTTTCAATGTTACAAACGCATTATCGTGAACCGTTAAATTGGACATCTCAACGTTTGGCACAGTCTAGTAGCGAACTGTATCGTTGGTATCAATTGCTTCGCTATGAAAGAGAAAGAGTAGAAAACAATGAATCGATTGATGAATCTTTACTAAATGCACTAAGTGATGATCTTAATACTCCGAGTGCATTTACTCTTTTGCGAAAATTTTATAAAGCAGGAAATGCTATAGCACTCGCAAATGGGATGAATTTATTTGGGCTCTTGCGGCAAGAATGGATTAGCGATCTAGAATGCCCACTGTTTATAAAAAAAACTTCTCTTGATAAAAAAATTATTGATCAGCGCATTGCCGAAAGGTTGCAGCTTATCCATAATAAAGAGTGGGCAGCTGCGGATACAATTCGTGATGAGCTTGCAGCCGAGGGGATTTCACTCAAAGATAGCAAGGATTCACAAACTGGTGAACGTATAACCGTGTGGGAAATCAAACGCTTATAA
- a CDS encoding DUF421 domain-containing protein encodes MEFVYYYGYVAFKLVVGLIAFLLILRTTGRGSLSQMTPVDLISNFVMGSIIGGVVYNPNISTVQLLIVLCIWQALVTSLNFCARYSVFFRRLVAGRNVTLVLDSVFQMDKIKSLGISVNDLITMLRIKGCSLHEAAFVHLETSGDCSVVKKDEGKKSIILVENGEIIDDGLKEIGKSKTWLQAELKKKRVKVENLFAAEWYEHTDENNKSYGGLFLVPFSKTV; translated from the coding sequence ATGGAATTTGTATATTATTACGGGTATGTCGCATTTAAATTGGTTGTAGGTCTTATCGCCTTCCTCTTGATTTTAAGAACAACAGGGCGCGGCAGTCTCAGTCAAATGACACCGGTTGATTTGATAAGTAATTTTGTGATGGGGAGTATCATTGGAGGGGTTGTTTATAATCCGAACATTAGTACTGTTCAATTGTTGATTGTTTTATGTATTTGGCAAGCTTTGGTTACATCTCTTAATTTTTGTGCACGATATTCAGTTTTTTTTCGTCGTCTTGTTGCAGGACGAAATGTCACATTAGTTTTAGATAGTGTATTTCAAATGGATAAGATTAAGAGTTTGGGTATCAGCGTAAATGACTTGATTACAATGTTACGAATTAAAGGTTGTAGTTTACATGAAGCAGCTTTTGTTCATTTAGAAACCAGTGGTGATTGTTCCGTTGTTAAAAAGGATGAGGGAAAAAAGTCTATTATTTTAGTAGAAAATGGCGAAATTATCGACGATGGACTTAAAGAGATTGGTAAATCAAAGACATGGCTTCAAGCAGAATTGAAAAAAAAGCGTGTAAAAGTTGAGAATTTATTTGCAGCAGAATGGTATGAGCATACAGACGAAAATAATAAATCTTATGGTGGATTATTTCTTGTTCCTTTTTCAAAAACAGTCTAA